In Aminiphilus circumscriptus DSM 16581, the sequence CCGCTCTTCGGGGCTTCGTCGAGATCGAGACCACCGTCGGCGTGGTTCGCTACGCGCCCTTCAACGCACTGGCACTCCTCATCGGAGGCCAGGTGGGACGCCCCGGAACCCTTTCTCAGGACGCCCTGGAAGAGGCTTTCGAGCTTCAGATCGGTATGCGGGGTCTCACCGCCTATGCGGAAACCGTGTCGGTCTACGGAACGGAGAGCGTCTTCGTGGACGGAGACGACACACCCTGGTCCAAGTCCTTCCTCGCCTCCGCCTACGCGAGCCGCGGCTTGAAGATGCGGTTCACCAGCGGTACGGGAAGCGAAGTGCAGATGGGCGCCGCCGAGGGGCGGAGCATGCTCTATCTCGAAGCGCGGTGCGTCATGATCACCAAGGGCGCCGGCGTCCAGGGACTCCAGAACGGCTCCATCTCCTGCATCGGCGTTCCCGGCGCAGTTCCCTCGGGCATCCGGGCCATCGCCGCGGAAAACCTCATCACCATGGCGCTCGACCTGGAAGTCGCCTCCGGCAACGACCAGACCTTCTCCCACTCCGATCTGCGCCGTGTGGCTCGTACCATTCCCCAGTTCTTCCCGGGCACGGACCTCATCTTCTCCGGCTACTCCGCCGTGCCCAACTACGACAACATGTTCGCAGGCTCCAACTGGGACATCGAGGACGTGGACGATTACCTCGCCCTGCAGCGCGACTTCCGCGTGGACGGCGGCCTGAAGCCCGTCTCGGAGGATGAGGTCATCGCCGCCCGCAACAAGGCCGCCCGGGCCATGCAGGCCGTCTTCGAGGAATTCGGCTTCCCGCCCATCACCGACGAGGAAGTCGAACTCGCCACCTACGCCAACGGCAGCAAGGACGTGGGAACCCGCAACGTTCCTGAGGATCTGAAGGCCGCCGAACGCCTCATGAAGGAAGGGATCACCGGCATCGACGTCGCCAAGGCCCTCGCCAAGAGAGGTTTCCGGGACATCGCCGCCTCTCTCGTCATGATGATGAAACAGCGTGTCTCCGGCGACTACCTCCAGACTTCCGCATGGATCGCCTCGGACGGCACCGTCTACAGCGCCGTAAACGATCCGAACACCTACCAGGGCCCCGGCACGGGATACCAAATGTCCGAGGAACGCTGGAACGAGATCAAGGCCATTCCTTGGGCCGTCAATCCCGAGGACATCTAGGGAGAAGGGGGGAACTCATCCATGCAGCTCAGCCAGGAACTGATCCAGAAGGTCATCGCTGAAGTGCTCGCCGAGGTCATGAACGGCGCCCCTGCTCCGTCCTCCGCTCCCGAGGCCGAAGTTTCCGGAATCGTGTTCGCCGAGAAGGGCAAGGCCGCACGGGGAACCGATCCGAGAGAAGTCGTCGTAGCCGTGACACCCGCCTTCGGAACGACGTTCACGAAGACCATCGTCGACGTACCGCACGCGGAAGTCCTCCGCCAGATCTTTGCGGGCATCGAGGAAGAGGGACTTCGGGTGCGGGTCATCCGCGTCTACCACACCGTCGACGTGGCCTTCATGGCGCACCAGGCGGCGAAGCTCTCCGGTTCGGGCATCGGCATCGGCGTCCTCTCCAGAGGAACGTCGATCATCCACCAGAAAGACCTGAACCCGCTTTCGAACCTGGAACTCTTCCCGCAGTCGCCGCTT encodes:
- a CDS encoding propanediol/glycerol family dehydratase medium subunit, with translation MQLSQELIQKVIAEVLAEVMNGAPAPSSAPEAEVSGIVFAEKGKAARGTDPREVVVAVTPAFGTTFTKTIVDVPHAEVLRQIFAGIEEEGLRVRVIRVYHTVDVAFMAHQAAKLSGSGIGIGVLSRGTSIIHQKDLNPLSNLELFPQSPLLDPLTFRAIGKNAAKYAKGEQPTPVPTKNDPMARPRYQGLAALLHNKEARFIDRNKAPMELSVTFEG
- a CDS encoding propanediol/glycerol family dehydratase large subunit gives rise to the protein MAQQKRSKRFEVLENRPVHKDGFIGEWIDVGLIAMGSPNDPKPSIKVQNGKVVEMDGKTRANFDMIEQFVADYAIDASVAEEAMSKSCLELARMLVDINVPRDEVRRLFGALTPAKLAGVMAEMNIVEIMMAMQKMRCRQTPANQAHVTSAKDHPVLLAADAAEAALRGFVEIETTVGVVRYAPFNALALLIGGQVGRPGTLSQDALEEAFELQIGMRGLTAYAETVSVYGTESVFVDGDDTPWSKSFLASAYASRGLKMRFTSGTGSEVQMGAAEGRSMLYLEARCVMITKGAGVQGLQNGSISCIGVPGAVPSGIRAIAAENLITMALDLEVASGNDQTFSHSDLRRVARTIPQFFPGTDLIFSGYSAVPNYDNMFAGSNWDIEDVDDYLALQRDFRVDGGLKPVSEDEVIAARNKAARAMQAVFEEFGFPPITDEEVELATYANGSKDVGTRNVPEDLKAAERLMKEGITGIDVAKALAKRGFRDIAASLVMMMKQRVSGDYLQTSAWIASDGTVYSAVNDPNTYQGPGTGYQMSEERWNEIKAIPWAVNPEDI